In one Actinomycetota bacterium genomic region, the following are encoded:
- a CDS encoding DNA polymerase III subunit gives MRRTQTEFPVLDRVPGQERAIAFLRRAAERPHHAYLLAGPEGGGKTLGARAFAAALLCHVGGCGDCRDCRLALADKHPNQVVVEPEGRDIHVDTVRSDVWHPAYRTAPEPGRKVFVIREADRLNLAAADVLLKILEEPPADTVIMLLSARPDELPETVVSRCHVVSFLPLSERFVSDALQMEGIDAERAGLAARLAGGNLGRARRLAAEKDGLAFRDVAIRAVDLAGAGPGGALEAAELVLAEAERYKKDVADSQKDDLLPFLDERGRPEDTYRAAIRRIEERHKRQVRRAERDYVDRVLLAVSALLRDRVAAVVGGGSEVLMNPDVTPAIASVAGSAGGVAAAEEARAALAEDVNLNPRLVLEQAFLRLASAG, from the coding sequence GTGAGGAGAACGCAGACTGAGTTTCCCGTCCTGGATCGCGTCCCCGGACAGGAGCGGGCGATCGCCTTCCTCCGCCGGGCGGCCGAACGTCCGCACCATGCCTACCTGCTCGCCGGTCCCGAGGGCGGCGGGAAGACGCTCGGCGCCCGCGCCTTCGCGGCGGCGCTCCTGTGTCACGTCGGCGGCTGTGGCGACTGCCGCGATTGCCGTCTCGCGCTCGCCGACAAGCACCCGAACCAGGTCGTCGTCGAGCCGGAGGGGCGCGACATCCACGTCGACACGGTCCGTTCGGATGTCTGGCACCCCGCGTACCGAACCGCGCCCGAACCCGGACGCAAGGTGTTCGTGATCCGTGAGGCAGATCGGCTGAACCTCGCGGCGGCGGACGTCCTGCTGAAGATCCTGGAGGAACCGCCCGCGGACACCGTGATCATGTTGCTCTCGGCTCGTCCGGACGAGCTTCCCGAGACGGTCGTCTCACGTTGTCACGTCGTGTCGTTCCTTCCGCTGTCGGAGCGATTCGTCTCGGACGCGCTTCAAATGGAGGGCATCGACGCGGAACGCGCCGGGCTGGCCGCTCGGCTCGCCGGGGGGAACCTCGGTCGAGCGCGCAGACTCGCTGCGGAGAAGGACGGGCTCGCGTTCCGCGATGTCGCAATTCGCGCGGTCGATCTCGCCGGCGCCGGCCCGGGGGGCGCGCTCGAGGCAGCGGAGCTCGTCCTGGCGGAAGCCGAGCGCTACAAGAAGGACGTGGCAGACAGTCAGAAAGACGATCTGCTGCCGTTCCTCGACGAGCGAGGCCGGCCAGAGGACACCTATCGGGCGGCGATCCGCAGGATCGAGGAGCGTCACAAACGACAGGTGCGCCGGGCCGAACGCGACTACGTCGACCGCGTCCTGCTCGCCGTCTCGGCCCTCCTGCGCGATCGGGTCGCGGCCGTGGTGGGAGGCGGATCGGAGGTCCTGATGAATCCTGACGTCACGCCCGCCATCGCGTCGGTCGCGGGTTCGGCAGGTGGCGTCGCCGCCGCCGAGGAGGCTCGGGCCGCCCTCGCCGAGGATGTCAACCTGAACCCCCGGCTGGTCTTGGAACAGGCGTTCCTGCGGCTCGCGTCGGCCGGCTGA
- the tmk gene encoding dTMP kinase, giving the protein MSTSFADEVAALRGTRPATLKDLVTNTQFSRLLIAQTVSSFGDWVGFVAVTALVASKGGGYAVAGVMVARLLPAILFGPLAGALVDRFDRKTLMIGSDIARGGLYVVMPFLGPLWAIYLISFVIECFSLLWTPSRDASLPNLVPRRQLGNATSLGLVTTYGTLPLGGLVFAFLSGGSDLLPWLQDNPTSLALWLDGATFAVSASLVSRIRITSPAPARVGKFELSRVGRDIVDGLKFLRESTLASAMTLGIVSAFSAVGAVLALGPIFARTLGAGNPGWGILVTSFGIGMGIGMASSNKVVEFVEREFVFVWSIIAAAAMLFVLALIPGIELAAVMTVVLGAFCGSAWVSGYVLLQENVTDEFRGRTFGSLTVLSRLGLFLSLTVFPIIASAIGEHDVTIADRRIDLSGTRAALALAGLGAVLAGAFTRRGLRRFRVTRPQPLGLVPKLKRAPAAGLFVAFEGVEGAGKGTQIRLAQEWLEEQGADVLVTREPGGTEVGEQLRKVLLGHDTGHLEPKTEALLFAASRAQLVMTVIRPALAEGKVVIADRYIDSSVAYQGWARGLGEQDVLTLNVWATQGLFPDLVILLHLEPEAGLLRSLEEPDRIEMEGGDFHAKVADAYLRIAEEHPERFVVVDADGPPEQVHDKVVEALKHVVKEREENAD; this is encoded by the coding sequence GTGTCGACGAGCTTCGCGGATGAGGTCGCCGCGCTCCGTGGCACCCGGCCCGCGACCCTCAAGGATCTCGTCACCAACACCCAGTTCTCCAGGCTCCTCATCGCGCAGACGGTCAGCTCGTTCGGCGACTGGGTCGGCTTCGTCGCGGTGACCGCGCTCGTCGCGAGCAAGGGCGGGGGCTACGCCGTAGCCGGCGTGATGGTCGCGCGCCTGCTGCCGGCGATCCTGTTCGGACCGCTCGCCGGCGCGCTCGTCGACCGGTTCGACCGCAAGACGCTCATGATCGGATCCGACATCGCGCGCGGCGGGCTCTATGTGGTGATGCCATTCCTCGGTCCGTTGTGGGCGATCTATCTGATCTCATTTGTCATCGAGTGCTTCTCGCTTTTGTGGACGCCCTCGCGCGACGCTTCGCTGCCGAACCTCGTGCCACGACGTCAGCTCGGCAACGCGACATCTCTCGGGCTGGTCACGACGTACGGCACGTTGCCACTCGGCGGCCTCGTGTTCGCGTTCCTTTCTGGCGGTTCAGATCTGCTGCCATGGCTCCAGGACAATCCGACATCGCTCGCGCTGTGGCTCGATGGCGCGACCTTCGCCGTCTCCGCCTCGCTGGTCTCGCGGATCCGCATCACCTCCCCCGCGCCGGCCCGCGTGGGGAAGTTCGAGCTGTCGCGCGTGGGGCGTGACATCGTCGACGGCCTCAAGTTCCTGCGCGAGAGCACGCTCGCATCGGCCATGACGCTCGGCATCGTGTCGGCGTTCAGTGCCGTCGGCGCGGTGCTCGCGCTCGGGCCCATATTCGCCCGAACGCTCGGAGCGGGTAACCCCGGGTGGGGAATCCTGGTGACCTCGTTCGGCATCGGCATGGGTATAGGGATGGCGTCCTCGAACAAGGTGGTCGAGTTCGTGGAGCGAGAGTTCGTCTTTGTCTGGTCGATCATCGCCGCCGCCGCGATGTTGTTCGTGCTCGCCTTGATCCCCGGCATCGAGCTCGCGGCGGTGATGACGGTCGTGCTCGGTGCCTTCTGCGGGTCTGCGTGGGTCAGTGGCTACGTTCTCTTGCAGGAGAACGTCACAGACGAGTTCCGTGGAAGAACGTTCGGATCGCTCACGGTGCTGTCGCGGCTGGGACTCTTCCTGTCCCTCACGGTGTTTCCGATCATCGCGTCGGCGATCGGCGAACATGACGTCACCATCGCGGACCGCCGGATCGACCTGTCGGGCACGCGCGCCGCGTTGGCGCTTGCGGGGCTCGGCGCGGTGCTCGCCGGCGCGTTCACGCGACGCGGTTTGCGCCGGTTTCGCGTGACGAGGCCACAACCGCTCGGATTGGTGCCGAAGCTCAAGCGCGCCCCCGCGGCGGGGCTGTTCGTCGCGTTCGAGGGCGTCGAGGGCGCCGGTAAGGGCACGCAGATCCGCCTGGCGCAGGAGTGGCTCGAGGAGCAGGGTGCCGACGTGCTCGTGACTCGGGAGCCTGGCGGGACCGAGGTCGGCGAACAGCTCAGGAAAGTGCTGCTCGGTCATGACACGGGACACCTCGAGCCGAAGACCGAGGCGCTGTTGTTCGCCGCGAGCCGCGCACAACTCGTCATGACGGTCATCCGTCCCGCGCTCGCGGAAGGGAAGGTCGTCATCGCCGACCGGTATATCGACTCGTCCGTGGCATACCAAGGGTGGGCGCGAGGCCTCGGCGAGCAGGACGTCTTGACCCTGAACGTGTGGGCGACGCAGGGCCTGTTTCCCGATCTGGTGATCCTCCTGCACCTGGAGCCCGAGGCCGGTCTCCTGCGCTCGCTCGAGGAGCCGGACCGGATCGAGATGGAGGGCGGAGACTTCCACGCCAAGGTCGCGGACGCGTACCTTCGCATCGCAGAGGAACATCCCGAGCGGTTCGTCGTCGTCGATGCCGACGGGCCGCCGGAGCAGGTTCACGACAAGGTCGTCGAGGCGCTGAAGCACGTGGTGAAGGAGCGTGAGGAGAACGCAGACTGA
- the topA gene encoding type I DNA topoisomerase, with amino-acid sequence MAKTLVVVESPAKAKTIEKYLGPDYAVRASYGHIRDLPKSDLGVDVDRGFRVTYEVPEDSKKHVTALKKALKQSEELVLATDYDREGEAIAYHVADLLGLDPGEAKRVTFTEITRDAILEAFRHPREIDLKLFDAQEARRVLDRLVGYKISPILWRRVRPGLSAGRVQSVAVRLIVEREREIRAFQAVEYWSVDVRLTPDEDDHVFTARLTQIPEGKLAASPDKKGIVLSNETDAATHVERLRSAGYRVANVERKERKRSPSPPFTTSTLQQEAARKLSFTARKTMTIAQRLYEGVDLRGEGTVGLITYMRTDSVNLAESAIREIGEVIRGEFGELYMLSEPRRYKTRSRSAQEAHEAIRPTSVLRTPDRLASTLDRDQLRLYTLIWQRTVATQMAEARFNQVGVDIEATPQSGGATYGLRATGQTLIFDGFIRVYTEGRDEGIDEDAESRLPELTADQLLRMLEVLPEQHFTQPPPRYTEASLVKTLEELGIGRPSTYASIISTIQDRGYVRLEDRRFYPEDVAEVVTDKLVEHFSEIVDVNFTAKMEQELDEIAEGEAKRAGVLKEFWVPFAEDLERAEEKFERYVEDLDEECPRCIEEGRRPPGRLQIRLGRYGRFIGCSRFAEEDGGCRYIRNINGEERPEPETLDERCPECGRPLQRKVGRYGPFVGCSGYPECRYIKKDPPKSTGVTCPQCKRGEIVEKRTRFGMFFGCDRYPECDFAASNPPVKDRPCPECGSLLLERPKSYRCWNCGAELDKAFNVKKHGDPEAEAAARAAKAAARAERAKSRSAKTAAKRSTGKRSTSKRSPAKRTSRKRTSSGATAASAASPDVDSTGGSGG; translated from the coding sequence ATGGCAAAGACCCTGGTGGTCGTGGAATCGCCCGCGAAGGCGAAGACCATCGAGAAGTACCTGGGCCCGGACTACGCAGTCCGTGCCTCCTACGGCCACATCCGCGACCTGCCCAAGAGCGACCTCGGCGTGGACGTCGATCGGGGCTTCCGCGTCACCTACGAGGTCCCCGAGGATTCCAAGAAGCACGTCACGGCGCTGAAGAAGGCCCTGAAGCAGTCGGAAGAGCTCGTCCTGGCGACCGACTACGACCGCGAAGGCGAGGCGATCGCCTACCACGTGGCCGATCTGCTGGGGCTCGATCCGGGTGAGGCCAAGCGCGTCACGTTCACCGAGATCACCCGTGACGCGATCCTGGAGGCGTTCCGCCACCCGCGGGAGATCGACCTGAAGCTGTTCGACGCCCAGGAAGCCAGACGCGTACTCGATCGACTCGTCGGCTACAAGATCTCGCCGATCCTGTGGCGCCGGGTCCGCCCGGGGCTTTCCGCCGGGCGGGTGCAGTCGGTCGCCGTTCGTCTGATCGTGGAGCGCGAGCGCGAGATCCGGGCGTTCCAGGCCGTCGAGTACTGGAGCGTGGACGTTCGCCTCACGCCGGATGAGGACGACCACGTGTTCACCGCGCGGCTGACCCAGATCCCGGAGGGCAAGCTCGCCGCGAGTCCCGACAAGAAGGGGATCGTCCTCTCGAACGAGACGGATGCGGCAACGCACGTCGAGCGTCTCCGGTCCGCCGGCTATCGGGTGGCGAACGTCGAGCGGAAGGAGCGCAAGCGCTCGCCGTCACCGCCGTTCACGACGTCGACGCTGCAGCAGGAAGCCGCGCGGAAGCTGAGCTTCACGGCGCGCAAGACGATGACCATCGCGCAACGCCTGTACGAGGGCGTCGACCTTCGCGGCGAGGGGACGGTTGGCCTCATCACGTACATGCGAACGGACTCCGTGAACCTCGCCGAGAGCGCGATCCGCGAGATCGGGGAAGTCATCAGGGGCGAGTTCGGGGAGCTATACATGCTGTCCGAACCGCGTCGCTACAAGACCCGTTCCCGGAGCGCGCAGGAGGCGCACGAGGCGATCCGCCCGACCTCGGTGCTGCGGACGCCGGATCGCCTCGCCAGCACGCTCGACCGCGATCAGCTGCGGCTCTACACGCTGATCTGGCAACGAACGGTCGCCACGCAGATGGCGGAAGCGCGGTTCAACCAGGTCGGCGTCGACATCGAGGCGACTCCTCAGTCGGGTGGTGCGACATACGGACTGCGCGCGACCGGACAGACGCTGATCTTCGACGGGTTCATCCGCGTGTACACCGAGGGGCGCGACGAAGGCATCGACGAGGACGCCGAGAGCCGCCTACCCGAGCTCACAGCGGACCAGCTCCTGCGGATGCTCGAGGTGCTACCCGAGCAGCACTTCACGCAGCCGCCGCCCCGATACACCGAGGCGTCGCTCGTGAAGACGCTCGAGGAGCTCGGCATCGGGCGCCCGTCGACGTACGCGTCGATCATCTCGACGATCCAGGACCGTGGATACGTCCGGCTGGAGGATCGCCGTTTCTACCCCGAGGACGTCGCCGAGGTCGTCACCGACAAGCTCGTCGAGCACTTCTCCGAGATCGTCGACGTGAACTTCACGGCCAAGATGGAGCAGGAGCTCGACGAGATCGCCGAGGGTGAGGCGAAACGCGCGGGCGTATTGAAGGAGTTCTGGGTGCCATTCGCCGAGGACCTCGAGCGCGCCGAGGAGAAGTTCGAGCGCTACGTCGAGGACCTCGACGAGGAGTGCCCGCGGTGCATAGAGGAGGGGCGGCGTCCTCCGGGCCGCCTGCAGATCCGACTCGGTCGGTACGGCCGATTCATCGGGTGCTCGCGGTTCGCCGAGGAGGACGGTGGATGCCGCTACATCCGCAACATCAACGGCGAGGAGCGCCCCGAGCCGGAAACGCTCGACGAGAGGTGCCCGGAATGCGGGCGTCCGCTCCAGCGCAAGGTCGGCCGGTACGGCCCGTTCGTCGGCTGCTCCGGGTACCCGGAGTGCCGCTACATCAAGAAGGACCCGCCGAAGAGTACCGGGGTGACCTGCCCGCAGTGCAAGCGCGGCGAGATCGTCGAGAAGCGCACGCGATTCGGCATGTTCTTCGGGTGCGACCGCTATCCAGAGTGCGACTTCGCCGCCAGCAATCCGCCGGTAAAGGATCGTCCGTGCCCCGAGTGCGGGTCGCTCCTTCTGGAACGTCCCAAGAGCTACCGTTGCTGGAACTGCGGGGCCGAGCTGGACAAGGCGTTCAACGTGAAGAAGCACGGGGATCCGGAGGCCGAGGCGGCCGCGCGCGCGGCGAAGGCGGCAGCGCGTGCGGAACGCGCCAAGTCCCGCTCCGCGAAAACCGCGGCCAAGCGCTCGACCGGGAAGCGCTCGACTTCCAAGCGGTCGCCGGCCAAGCGGACGTCGCGCAAGCGCACGTCGAGCGGCGCGACGGCGGCGAGCGCGGCCTCCCCCGACGTCGACTCCACCGGGGGCAGCGGGGGGTAG